From a single Sus scrofa isolate TJ Tabasco breed Duroc chromosome 13, Sscrofa11.1, whole genome shotgun sequence genomic region:
- the COMMD2 gene encoding COMM domain-containing protein 2, with the protein MLLDLSEEHKEHLAFLPQVDSAVVAEFGRIAVEFLRRGSNPKIYEGAARKLGVSSDTVQHGVEGLIYLLTESSKLMISELDFQDSVFVLGFSEDLNKLLLQLYLDNRKEIRTILSELAPDLPSYHSLEWRLDVQLASRSLRQQIKPTVTIKLHLNQNGEHNTQVLQTDPATLLHLVQQLEQALEEMKTNHCRRVVRNIK; encoded by the exons ATGCTGCTTGACCTGTCCGAGGAACATAAGGAGCATCTTGCCTTCCTGCCGCAAGTGGACAGCGCAG TGGTCGCCGAGTTTGGGCGAATTGCGGTGGAGTTCCTGAGGCGAGGCTCGAACCCCAAGATCTACGAAGGCGCTGCGA GAAAACTTGGTGTGAGTAGTgacactgtacagcatggtgtggAAGGATTAATATACCTCCTCACTGAAAGCTCAAAGCTCATG ATTTCTGAACTGGATTTCCAAGACTCTGTTTTTGTTCTGGGATTCTCTGAAGACTTAAACAAATTGTTGCTTCAGCTTTATCTGGACAACAGAAAAGAGATCAGAACTATCCTGAGTGAATTGGCACCAGACCTTCCCAGTTACCACAGCCTTGAATGGAGACTAGACGTACag CTTGCAAGCAGAAGCCTCAGGCAACAGATTAAACCAACAGTGACTATAAAGCTGCACCTTAATCAGAATGGAGAACACAACACCCAAGTTCTTCAGACAGACCCAGCCACTTTGCTCCATTTGGTTCAGCAATTGGAACAAGCAttggaggaaatgaaaacaaaccactGTAGGAGAGTTGTGCGCAACATCAAGTAG